The following are encoded in a window of Bacillota bacterium genomic DNA:
- the murA gene encoding UDP-N-acetylglucosamine 1-carboxyvinyltransferase, giving the protein MSCTRGSGWCWSRRSGSSEAKRPEVTCAVRLVIAGSRPLSGTVKVAGAKNAALKIMAASILAGGVCRISNVPRIADVDTMLGVLRGLGARVEVGPDGSTMSIDPSGVDRCEPPEEQVREMRASIQVMGPLLARLGYVRARRPGGCNIGPRPIDLHLKGFAALGAKINEESGYVSVRAEKLRGAEVFLDIPSVGATENIMMAACLAEGTTIIKNAAREPEIVDQQRFLNRLGAKVSGAGTDTIRIEGVKSLGAADYAVIPDRIEAGTFMVASAMTRGTVRVENVVVEHLQALIGKLREAGAEIVEGDSFVVVKGPERLRAASVRTSPYPGFPTDMQPQFVAAMSVADGTSIVTETIFPNRFKYVEELSRMGATVRVEGRVAIVQGVASLAGGSVEAPDLRGGAALILAALVSSGPTVLSGVHHVDRGYEDLPGKLAKLGAAIERVGVLERQVS; this is encoded by the coding sequence ATGTCGTGTACAAGAGGTTCGGGGTGGTGCTGGAGCCGGAGATCAGGGTCCTCGGAGGCTAAGAGGCCGGAGGTGACTTGCGCTGTGAGGCTGGTAATCGCCGGCTCAAGACCGCTTTCTGGGACGGTGAAAGTCGCGGGCGCAAAGAACGCTGCTTTGAAGATCATGGCCGCTTCCATCCTGGCCGGCGGCGTGTGTCGGATCTCAAACGTCCCGCGGATCGCGGACGTCGATACCATGTTGGGGGTCCTTCGCGGCCTCGGCGCGAGAGTCGAGGTGGGACCCGACGGTAGCACAATGAGCATCGACCCATCCGGGGTCGACCGCTGCGAGCCCCCGGAGGAGCAGGTGAGGGAGATGCGTGCGTCCATACAGGTCATGGGGCCCCTCCTCGCCCGTCTGGGGTATGTGCGCGCGCGGCGCCCCGGTGGCTGCAACATCGGGCCGCGCCCCATCGACCTCCACCTGAAGGGCTTCGCAGCGCTCGGAGCGAAGATAAACGAAGAGAGTGGGTATGTCTCGGTGAGAGCCGAGAAGCTGAGAGGCGCGGAGGTCTTCCTCGACATCCCAAGCGTCGGCGCGACCGAGAACATCATGATGGCTGCGTGCCTGGCCGAGGGAACGACAATCATCAAGAACGCCGCCCGTGAGCCCGAGATAGTGGACCAGCAGAGATTTCTCAACCGGCTCGGCGCGAAGGTGTCGGGAGCCGGCACCGATACGATCAGAATCGAGGGGGTGAAGTCTCTCGGGGCGGCGGATTACGCGGTCATACCAGATAGGATCGAGGCGGGCACTTTCATGGTGGCCTCTGCGATGACGAGGGGCACCGTGCGCGTGGAGAACGTCGTCGTCGAGCACCTCCAAGCCCTCATTGGCAAGCTGCGCGAAGCAGGTGCGGAGATAGTCGAAGGCGATTCGTTCGTGGTTGTCAAGGGGCCCGAACGGCTCCGCGCGGCAAGCGTGCGAACATCCCCCTACCCGGGGTTCCCTACGGACATGCAACCGCAGTTCGTTGCGGCGATGAGCGTCGCCGACGGGACGAGCATCGTCACCGAAACGATATTCCCGAACAGGTTCAAGTACGTTGAGGAGCTAAGCCGCATGGGGGCCACCGTCAGGGTGGAAGGCCGTGTGGCGATAGTGCAGGGGGTTGCGAGCCTTGCCGGGGGGAGCGTTGAGGCGCCCGACCTTCGCGGAGGGGCTGCTTTGATCCTGGCGGCGCTCGTCTCAAGCGGTCCCACGGTGCTCTCGGGGGTGCATCATGTGGACAGAGGATACGAAGACCTTCCGGGCAAGCTTGCGAAGCTCGGTGCGGCCATCGAGAGGGTCGGCGTTTTGGAGCGCCAGGTGAGTTGA
- the murB gene encoding UDP-N-acetylmuramate dehydrogenase — MRGTSLALRLKEVVRGEVCADEPMWRHTSFRIGGPADVLVVPKDVDDLVVLLQALGDVQAPFYVIGAGTNLLVADEGVRGVVIKLAGTLDDVGREDGCIVRCGAGTHLPALCRTVASWGLAGLEFASGIPGTAGGAVAMNAAAYGRTMYDVVHTVAALTYEGERVALGREDLDAGVKTTRVLQEPLILVETRFLLREDEPGAIVRRMQEHLKDRSKKQPLSVPSAGCAFKNPAGGGAGRFIDAAGLKGERVGGAQVSTVHANFIINTGGATARDVLTLMEKVRDVVYKRFGVVLEPEIRVLGG; from the coding sequence TTGAGAGGCACGAGTCTAGCCTTGCGGCTCAAAGAGGTCGTACGCGGCGAAGTCTGTGCCGACGAGCCGATGTGGCGTCACACCTCGTTTCGCATCGGCGGTCCGGCCGATGTGCTTGTGGTGCCGAAGGACGTGGATGACCTGGTCGTCCTCTTGCAGGCGCTTGGGGACGTGCAGGCGCCGTTTTACGTGATCGGCGCAGGAACGAACCTCCTCGTCGCGGACGAGGGCGTGAGGGGCGTGGTTATCAAGCTAGCCGGGACCCTGGACGACGTTGGGAGAGAGGACGGCTGCATCGTGCGGTGCGGTGCCGGGACTCATCTTCCGGCCCTTTGCAGGACCGTGGCGTCGTGGGGCTTGGCGGGGCTCGAATTCGCGAGCGGCATCCCGGGCACGGCGGGGGGCGCGGTGGCGATGAACGCGGCCGCGTATGGGCGCACCATGTACGACGTGGTGCACACCGTTGCGGCCCTGACATACGAGGGGGAACGCGTGGCCTTGGGGCGCGAGGACCTCGATGCGGGCGTGAAGACCACGAGGGTCCTTCAGGAGCCGTTAATCCTGGTTGAGACGCGATTCCTCCTTCGCGAAGATGAACCCGGGGCAATCGTCCGGCGTATGCAGGAGCATCTCAAGGATCGGTCGAAGAAGCAGCCGCTTTCGGTTCCGAGCGCGGGCTGCGCCTTCAAGAACCCCGCAGGCGGCGGGGCCGGGAGGTTCATAGACGCCGCCGGCCTGAAAGGCGAGCGCGTGGGCGGAGCGCAGGTTTCCACGGTCCATGCGAACTTCATAATCAACACCGGGGGTGCCACCGCTCGTGACGTCCTTACGCTGATGGAGAAGGTCCGGGATGTCGTGTACAAGAGGTTCGGGGTGGTGCTGGAGCCGGAGATCAGGGTCCTCGGAGGCTAA
- a CDS encoding UDP-N-acetylmuramate--L-alanine ligase, translating to MKKQGRIHFVGIGGHGMSSIARVLLQMGYEISGSDVADSPRVRALRAAGADVHIGHSEILVEGASRVVVSAAVPRNNVEVLAAVRLGIPVASRAEMLGELMNPRVGVAISGTHGKTTTSSMIATVLIEAGLDPTCVLGEEVDAVPGGGRSGRGEVVVVEADEAYGSFLKLWPKIAVVTNIDDDHLDYYGTSRAIDEAFVEFLGHVPEEGLAVLSCENARLMAIEKHQKHLKCRKVLYGLSSGDISCLDPVRVGRGYRFGVLYRGRLLGQLELGVPGRHNIANALACVGVGLELGVPFDVVRRGLALFRGARRRQEVIGEVGGVTVVDDYAHHPTEIRATLAALKESHGGRLVVVFQPQRFTRTKLLFDEFARSFSSADVVVITEIYHRGTGEEPIAGVTGERLADAIRAHEGPGGPRVEFIGTLQEIVSWLLSEVRSGDLVVTMGAGDVDSCARELVKRMRTD from the coding sequence ATGAAGAAGCAGGGCCGGATCCACTTCGTGGGCATAGGCGGCCACGGGATGAGCTCGATCGCCCGAGTGCTTCTACAGATGGGATATGAGATAAGCGGGAGCGACGTGGCGGACTCTCCTAGGGTCCGGGCGCTTCGCGCGGCAGGGGCGGATGTCCACATCGGGCATTCCGAGATCCTCGTCGAAGGGGCGAGCCGGGTCGTGGTAAGCGCGGCGGTCCCCCGCAACAACGTCGAGGTCCTCGCTGCCGTGCGCCTCGGCATACCGGTCGCAAGCCGCGCTGAAATGCTGGGCGAGCTCATGAACCCGAGAGTAGGAGTAGCCATATCCGGGACCCACGGTAAGACCACGACGTCGTCCATGATCGCGACCGTGCTCATTGAGGCGGGCCTCGACCCCACGTGCGTGCTGGGCGAGGAAGTTGACGCGGTCCCGGGCGGCGGGAGGTCTGGCCGGGGCGAGGTGGTCGTCGTTGAGGCGGATGAAGCGTATGGCTCGTTTCTCAAGCTCTGGCCCAAGATTGCGGTGGTGACCAACATAGACGATGATCATCTGGACTACTACGGGACCTCTCGTGCAATCGACGAGGCCTTCGTCGAGTTCCTGGGGCACGTCCCCGAAGAAGGTCTTGCGGTCCTCTCATGCGAGAACGCCCGCCTCATGGCCATAGAGAAGCACCAGAAGCACCTGAAGTGCAGGAAGGTCTTGTACGGACTGTCCTCGGGGGACATCTCGTGTCTAGATCCGGTGCGCGTGGGGAGAGGCTACCGGTTCGGAGTCCTGTACCGCGGGCGGCTCCTCGGCCAATTGGAACTCGGGGTGCCGGGGCGGCATAATATAGCTAATGCCCTCGCCTGCGTCGGCGTGGGGCTCGAACTCGGCGTTCCATTCGACGTCGTCCGGCGCGGGCTTGCGTTGTTCCGAGGCGCGAGGAGGCGACAAGAGGTCATCGGCGAGGTCGGGGGGGTCACGGTGGTGGACGACTATGCTCACCACCCGACGGAGATCAGGGCGACCCTCGCTGCTCTGAAGGAAAGTCACGGCGGGCGGCTCGTGGTGGTGTTTCAGCCTCAGCGGTTCACCAGGACGAAGCTCCTCTTCGACGAGTTCGCGCGGTCGTTTTCCTCCGCGGACGTCGTGGTGATCACCGAGATATACCACCGCGGCACAGGTGAGGAGCCCATCGCCGGCGTGACCGGAGAGAGGCTGGCCGACGCCATCAGGGCGCACGAGGGCCCGGGCGGGCCGCGGGTGGAGTTCATAGGCACGCTGCAGGAGATAGTGTCGTGGCTTCTCTCTGAAGTGCGTTCGGGCGACCTGGTCGTGACAATGGGGGCGGGGGACGTCGACTCTTGCGCGCGAGAACTCGTGAAGAGGATGAGGACCGATTGA
- the murG gene encoding undecaprenyldiphospho-muramoylpentapeptide beta-N-acetylglucosaminyltransferase — translation MKVVFAGGGTGGHVYPGVTVARALVERDPATKVVFIGTRKGLEADVVPREGFPLCTIDVAGFRRRLSPDTVLTALRACKGFVQSVAILRREKPDVVVGTGGYVSGPVVLAAWVLGIPTVIHEQNALPGVTTRALSRVASATAVTYPESARYLARKSRVVVTGNPVRKSILKAERGAGARAFGLDPMRPTLLVFGGSQGARAINQAMVDALPDLLARHPELQVIHQTGRRDHAWVVAELAARGIDVARRSRLVVEPYLYEMDMAMACADLVVSRAGAISIAEITARGIPAVLVPYPGAAEGHQEKNARALEAAGAAVVILQSELAGDVLRETVERLIHDRDQLARMARSSRGLGRPDAADSLADLVVGVAARRRRQPSPRL, via the coding sequence ATGAAGGTGGTGTTTGCCGGGGGAGGCACAGGGGGACACGTCTACCCCGGCGTGACTGTGGCCCGGGCTCTGGTTGAAAGAGACCCTGCGACGAAGGTGGTTTTCATCGGCACTCGAAAGGGCCTTGAGGCGGACGTCGTCCCCAGGGAGGGCTTTCCCCTCTGCACCATCGATGTGGCAGGGTTCCGTCGCAGGCTGTCGCCGGACACGGTTTTGACGGCGCTCCGGGCCTGCAAGGGATTCGTCCAGTCCGTTGCCATACTGCGGCGCGAGAAGCCCGACGTGGTCGTGGGCACGGGGGGGTATGTATCGGGCCCTGTCGTCCTGGCCGCGTGGGTTCTCGGGATTCCCACGGTCATTCACGAGCAGAACGCCCTGCCCGGCGTGACCACGCGCGCCCTCTCGCGGGTCGCGAGCGCAACGGCGGTGACCTACCCAGAGTCTGCGCGGTACCTTGCGCGTAAGTCCAGGGTCGTGGTGACCGGAAACCCGGTGAGGAAGTCGATCCTCAAGGCTGAGAGAGGCGCGGGGGCAAGGGCATTCGGGCTCGACCCCATGCGCCCCACACTCCTCGTGTTCGGGGGAAGCCAGGGCGCGCGAGCGATAAACCAGGCCATGGTTGACGCATTGCCGGATCTCCTCGCCCGGCACCCGGAGCTGCAGGTGATCCACCAGACAGGTCGCCGCGACCACGCGTGGGTTGTTGCCGAGCTTGCGGCGAGGGGAATCGACGTGGCGAGGCGGTCGCGCCTCGTTGTTGAGCCATACCTCTATGAGATGGACATGGCCATGGCCTGCGCCGACCTGGTGGTGAGCCGCGCGGGCGCCATATCCATCGCCGAGATCACTGCGAGAGGCATTCCCGCCGTGCTCGTTCCGTACCCGGGGGCCGCCGAGGGCCACCAAGAGAAGAACGCCCGGGCGCTGGAGGCTGCGGGCGCCGCCGTGGTGATCCTCCAGAGCGAGCTCGCAGGCGACGTCCTGCGTGAGACCGTCGAGCGACTCATTCACGACCGGGACCAGCTGGCACGGATGGCACGGAGCTCGCGGGGCTTGGGAAGACCGGACGCGGCCGATTCTCTGGCGGACCTAGTGGTCGGAGTGGCGGCACGGCGCAGGAGACAGCCCAGTCCGCGGCTGTAA
- the spoVE gene encoding stage V sporulation protein E codes for MAVRRKANEKHAPDVVIFLITFALLSLGVVMVFSASSVSAYEIFRDTYYFLKRQLAWAAVGLAAMCVAMEIDYRVWKKFTWPALLVSLLFLVVVLIPGVGVMIRGSRRWLGVGSLTFQPSELAKVVTVFFMASFLSERSGRIHRFVTGLLPPLVVLGIVFGLIMLEPDLGTGGTIVGITVLMLFAAGASISHLAALGAMGVPALVAVAMAAPYRVQRFLAFLHPWEDPLGSGFHIIQSLLAIGSGGIFGVGLGRSRQKFLYLPMQHTDFIFAIIGEELGFVGATAVVLLYFLFAWRGLRVAIGAPDSFGSLLAVGITTMIVFQAAVNIGVVTGTFPITGITLPLISSGGSSLVTTLASIGVLLNISKYSSIG; via the coding sequence ATGGCGGTGCGACGAAAAGCCAATGAGAAACACGCCCCTGACGTCGTGATCTTCCTCATAACCTTCGCGCTCCTGAGCTTGGGTGTGGTGATGGTATTCAGCGCGAGCTCGGTGAGCGCATACGAGATCTTCAGGGACACGTACTATTTCCTCAAGCGCCAGCTGGCGTGGGCGGCGGTTGGTCTCGCCGCGATGTGCGTAGCCATGGAGATCGATTACAGGGTCTGGAAGAAGTTTACTTGGCCTGCGCTGCTTGTGAGCCTCTTGTTTCTGGTGGTAGTCCTCATCCCCGGGGTCGGCGTGATGATCCGTGGGTCCAGAAGATGGCTGGGCGTTGGCTCCCTGACGTTTCAGCCCTCAGAGCTGGCCAAGGTTGTCACGGTTTTCTTCATGGCGAGCTTCCTCTCGGAACGCTCCGGGAGGATTCACCGGTTCGTGACCGGGCTCTTGCCGCCCCTTGTGGTCCTTGGGATCGTGTTCGGCCTCATAATGCTGGAGCCTGACCTCGGCACGGGCGGCACCATCGTCGGCATCACGGTGCTCATGCTTTTCGCGGCGGGTGCGAGCATCTCCCACCTGGCGGCCCTCGGGGCAATGGGAGTCCCCGCCCTTGTCGCGGTGGCCATGGCCGCACCTTATAGGGTCCAGAGGTTCCTCGCCTTCCTGCACCCGTGGGAGGACCCGCTTGGCTCCGGCTTTCACATCATCCAGTCGCTGCTTGCTATCGGGTCCGGGGGCATATTCGGGGTTGGTCTGGGAAGGAGCCGTCAGAAGTTCCTGTACCTTCCCATGCAGCATACGGACTTCATATTCGCCATAATCGGCGAAGAGCTCGGGTTTGTAGGCGCCACCGCCGTTGTGTTATTGTATTTCCTTTTCGCGTGGCGCGGGCTGCGAGTGGCCATCGGCGCGCCGGACTCCTTCGGCAGCTTGTTGGCGGTGGGCATAACTACCATGATCGTGTTCCAAGCGGCTGTGAACATCGGCGTCGTAACCGGCACGTTTCCGATCACGGGGATAACCTTGCCGTTGATCAGCTCCGGGGGGTCCTCCCTGGTGACGACGCTCGCGTCGATCGGCGTGCTCCTCAACATCTCGAAATACTCGTCCATAGGGTGA
- a CDS encoding phospho-N-acetylmuramoyl-pentapeptide-transferase codes for MYYAALVAMAIVLAIGPVSIRILRKMKFGQSIRSDGPATHLVKAGTPTMGGIMILIGVFAATLLFSPRALGSAWAMFMTLGFGAIGLADDFIIVVAKRSLGLRARYKLVAQIILAGLVGVFAATRPELGTAVSVPFLRQSVDLGLGYVAFAIIVVVGASNAVNLTDGLDGLAAGTVTIAALAYGVIAAYKGAHDLGIFAFALAGACVGFAWFNCHPAQVIMGDTGSLALGAALGCLAILTKTELLLVVIGGVFVIEALSDIIQVTYFRATHGRRVFRMAPLHHHFELSGWREPKVVTRFWILGLVFAILGMLCLPWL; via the coding sequence ATGTATTATGCGGCCCTGGTTGCCATGGCGATCGTTCTCGCGATAGGTCCCGTGTCCATAAGGATCCTGCGGAAGATGAAGTTCGGGCAGTCGATCCGCTCGGACGGCCCCGCCACCCATCTCGTGAAGGCAGGCACGCCCACGATGGGCGGGATCATGATACTCATAGGCGTCTTCGCGGCCACGTTGCTTTTCAGCCCGCGCGCGCTTGGGTCTGCGTGGGCCATGTTTATGACGCTCGGATTCGGGGCCATCGGCCTGGCCGACGACTTCATCATCGTCGTGGCCAAGCGTTCCCTTGGGCTGCGCGCGAGATACAAGCTTGTAGCGCAGATCATCCTCGCGGGTCTCGTTGGGGTGTTCGCGGCCACCAGGCCCGAGCTCGGCACGGCGGTGAGCGTTCCTTTCCTGCGGCAGAGCGTTGACCTGGGGTTGGGCTACGTGGCCTTCGCGATCATCGTTGTGGTGGGCGCGTCCAATGCCGTGAACCTTACGGACGGCCTGGACGGCCTCGCGGCGGGAACGGTGACCATCGCGGCTCTCGCGTACGGTGTCATCGCCGCATATAAAGGCGCGCACGACCTCGGGATCTTTGCGTTCGCTCTCGCGGGAGCGTGCGTCGGGTTTGCGTGGTTCAACTGCCACCCTGCACAGGTCATCATGGGCGACACGGGGTCTCTCGCGCTTGGCGCGGCGCTCGGATGCCTCGCGATACTAACGAAAACAGAGCTCCTCCTGGTGGTGATAGGCGGGGTTTTCGTGATCGAGGCTCTGTCTGACATCATCCAGGTAACGTACTTTCGAGCGACGCATGGGCGGCGTGTGTTCCGGATGGCCCCCCTTCACCATCACTTCGAGCTATCCGGCTGGCGTGAGCCCAAGGTGGTGACGAGGTTCTGGATATTGGGCCTAGTGTTCGCGATCCTCGGGATGCTGTGCCTTCCATGGCTATAG
- a CDS encoding UDP-N-acetylmuramoyl-tripeptide--D-alanyl-D-alanine ligase has protein sequence MAKFSLDEIIAATGGRCEWVPAGPQEGEPCGGPPGAPVFSAVCTDSRNVVGGEIFFALTGAKFDGHDFAAQAVAKGARGIVASRFDKVAGLAASVPVVVVDDPLKALQRLARYHRCRLGIPVVAVTGSTGKTTTKDMAHSIFMERMRSARTEENFNNEVGVPLTLLALDPRHEICVVEIGMRGKGQIRELAEIVRPDVGVVTNVGPSHVELLGSVENVALAKAELVEALGPDGVAVLNADCEYTAAMKDKTCAKAVFFGIDHDADVRASDIEVLGEAGTRFTMSYGQRSFRVHVPVPGVHHVYDALAAGAAALVMGLDSFAVAQGLAHFEPSHGRSGMVETPRGFTVIDDTYNANPASMKAALAALRDVAGGRRKIAVLGNMLELGEISAEAHRELGRAAVAHGCDVLVTVGDLARLAGEEALRLGKSPRHVVMCSTNAQAVNALDGLVEPGDVILVKGSRAMRMEEVVRALVGDTGGRLSEP, from the coding sequence GTGGCAAAGTTCAGTCTTGACGAGATCATAGCCGCGACCGGGGGACGCTGCGAGTGGGTGCCCGCCGGCCCGCAAGAGGGGGAGCCGTGCGGCGGGCCACCGGGCGCGCCCGTGTTCTCCGCGGTATGCACCGACTCCCGGAATGTGGTCGGCGGGGAGATCTTCTTCGCATTGACGGGCGCGAAGTTCGACGGTCACGATTTCGCGGCACAAGCCGTTGCGAAAGGGGCCAGGGGGATAGTCGCGTCGCGCTTCGATAAGGTCGCAGGCCTCGCGGCGTCGGTGCCCGTAGTTGTCGTGGACGATCCGCTCAAGGCTCTCCAGAGGCTCGCGAGGTATCACCGGTGCCGCCTGGGGATCCCCGTGGTGGCCGTCACAGGGAGCACCGGCAAGACTACCACCAAGGACATGGCGCATAGCATTTTCATGGAGAGGATGAGGTCGGCCAGGACCGAAGAGAACTTCAACAACGAGGTAGGCGTGCCCCTCACGCTCCTGGCGCTCGACCCCCGCCATGAGATATGCGTCGTCGAGATCGGGATGCGGGGAAAGGGGCAGATCCGCGAGCTTGCGGAGATAGTGCGGCCCGACGTGGGTGTCGTTACGAACGTGGGGCCTAGCCACGTGGAGCTTCTTGGGTCCGTTGAGAACGTGGCCCTTGCCAAGGCTGAGCTCGTCGAGGCGCTCGGCCCGGACGGGGTCGCCGTGCTAAACGCCGACTGCGAGTACACCGCGGCGATGAAGGACAAGACCTGCGCGAAAGCGGTGTTCTTTGGGATAGACCACGATGCCGACGTGAGAGCGAGCGACATCGAGGTACTCGGGGAGGCTGGCACGAGGTTCACGATGTCGTACGGCCAGAGGTCCTTTCGGGTTCACGTGCCGGTGCCAGGTGTTCACCACGTGTATGACGCCCTTGCGGCCGGTGCAGCGGCGCTCGTCATGGGGCTCGATTCGTTTGCCGTGGCGCAGGGGCTTGCGCATTTTGAGCCATCGCACGGGCGGTCGGGCATGGTGGAGACCCCCCGTGGCTTCACGGTGATCGACGACACGTACAACGCGAACCCTGCGTCGATGAAGGCCGCGCTCGCTGCTCTACGGGATGTGGCTGGCGGCAGGAGGAAGATCGCCGTTCTCGGAAACATGCTCGAGCTCGGCGAGATCTCAGCCGAGGCTCACCGGGAGCTCGGGCGGGCCGCGGTGGCGCACGGGTGTGACGTGCTCGTGACCGTCGGCGACCTCGCACGCCTGGCAGGCGAGGAGGCTCTCAGGCTGGGCAAGAGCCCGCGCCACGTCGTCATGTGCAGCACGAACGCCCAAGCCGTGAACGCGCTCGACGGACTCGTGGAACCCGGTGACGTGATACTGGTGAAAGGGTCGAGGGCCATGAGGATGGAGGAGGTCGTGCGGGCGCTTGTGGGAGATACTGGAGGCAGGCTCAGTGAACCGTGA
- a CDS encoding UDP-N-acetylmuramoyl-L-alanyl-D-glutamate--2,6-diaminopimelate ligase has protein sequence MPQFKELLKDAGVKGFSGSSDAVVTGVAYDSRLVEPGYVFVCIKGEKHDGHEFVGDAVRRGAVAIVAEREVAPPEGVAVALVSDSREALARIAQVFYGDPSRSLVCVGVTGTKGKTTTTHLVKAVLDASGRWCGIIGTVGHVIGNEVVQAKHTTPEALDIQRMLNDMRARGQTAAAMEVSSHAVVQRRVLGVDFDIGVFTNIGHDHLDFHGTFENYLAAKASFFEALGTGRSPKGLLRTAVVNLDQPQAGYIISRTRARVLTYGITSEADVRAHNVELFPHGASFVVRVPSGQAEVRLRLTGVFNVYNALAAIACGIASGASLEDAKSGVEQVTGVPGRFEAIDEGQPFAVVVDFAHTPDSLENILRAARSLGKGDMTVVFGCGGDRDRTKRPVMGEVAARLADRVIITSDNPRSEDPEAICREIEGGVLKAGGPRDGYEVIVNRADAISRALALAREGDVVVIAGKGHETYQIFRDRTIHFDDREVARNCLRERFAGGKVQS, from the coding sequence ATGCCGCAATTCAAAGAGCTTCTCAAGGATGCTGGCGTCAAAGGGTTTTCAGGCAGCAGCGATGCTGTCGTGACAGGCGTGGCCTACGACTCGCGTTTAGTCGAGCCGGGGTACGTCTTTGTCTGTATAAAGGGAGAGAAGCACGACGGCCACGAGTTCGTTGGGGACGCCGTCCGGCGTGGGGCGGTGGCGATCGTTGCCGAGAGGGAGGTCGCGCCTCCAGAGGGCGTGGCCGTGGCGCTTGTCTCGGACTCCCGCGAGGCGCTTGCCCGCATTGCACAGGTCTTTTACGGGGACCCGTCGCGTTCGCTGGTATGCGTCGGAGTGACCGGCACCAAAGGAAAGACCACCACGACCCACCTGGTCAAAGCCGTGCTCGATGCGTCCGGCCGCTGGTGCGGGATAATCGGGACAGTCGGGCACGTCATCGGCAACGAGGTCGTCCAGGCGAAGCACACGACGCCCGAGGCCCTCGACATCCAGCGGATGCTCAACGACATGCGGGCAAGGGGGCAGACCGCCGCAGCAATGGAGGTGTCGTCCCATGCCGTGGTGCAGCGCCGCGTGCTGGGGGTAGATTTCGATATAGGGGTTTTTACGAACATCGGCCACGATCACCTGGACTTTCACGGGACGTTCGAGAACTACCTCGCTGCCAAGGCGTCCTTCTTCGAGGCGCTCGGCACGGGGAGATCGCCCAAGGGCCTTCTGCGGACGGCGGTCGTCAACCTCGACCAGCCGCAAGCGGGATACATCATCTCAAGGACCCGTGCTCGGGTGTTGACCTACGGCATAACGAGCGAGGCCGACGTGAGGGCCCATAACGTGGAGCTGTTCCCGCACGGGGCCTCGTTCGTGGTCCGCGTGCCATCGGGGCAGGCGGAGGTCCGGCTCAGACTGACGGGCGTCTTCAACGTGTATAACGCGCTGGCGGCCATCGCATGCGGCATCGCGTCTGGCGCTAGTCTCGAGGATGCAAAGTCGGGGGTGGAGCAAGTCACGGGCGTGCCAGGCCGGTTCGAGGCGATAGACGAGGGCCAGCCATTCGCGGTGGTCGTGGATTTTGCGCATACGCCGGATAGCCTTGAGAACATCCTCAGGGCGGCACGGAGTCTTGGAAAGGGCGACATGACGGTCGTCTTCGGGTGCGGGGGGGATCGCGACCGCACGAAGCGCCCGGTGATGGGGGAGGTCGCAGCGAGGCTCGCGGACCGCGTGATAATCACCTCGGATAATCCCAGGTCTGAGGATCCTGAGGCGATATGCCGCGAGATCGAAGGGGGCGTGCTGAAAGCGGGCGGCCCGCGGGATGGATATGAGGTGATCGTGAACCGGGCCGATGCCATCAGCAGGGCGCTCGCGCTCGCGCGAGAGGGAGACGTGGTCGTGATCGCAGGCAAGGGGCACGAAACCTACCAGATATTCCGTGACCGAACCATCCACTTTGATGATCGCGAGGTCGCGAGGAATTGTCTCAGGGAGCGCTTCGCAGGTGGCAAAGTTCAGTCTTGA